AAAAATAACACTCGCGATTGTTCGCCATACTTAAATGAAAGGCCAATCTATTAATCACAGATGGAAGCTACAAAAGCAGCGTTTTTGGAAATTTCGAGTAAACGAGCAGTACAATGTGGGCATTCTATCAGGCATTAACAAAGCAGAAAATTCAAGAACAAAGAGCAGCACAGCCAATTAGATGttaaagagaaagaagaacaaaACATCCTATTTCAACAAGCGAGCTGCAGATATAAATCTAGGCAGTACCAGTAGGCGAGATGGACTTCACCCAAGATTGTGGAAGCATCTGAAATGAGTCGATCAtctgctgttgttgttgctgctgctgctgctgctgctgcgcatCTCCCACTCCTACTGAACCAATGTTCAGTGGTCCGGCGGAGGAGGATGCCAAGTTGGGGTTGCTCTTGGCCTCAACCAGGCGCCACATGTACCAGGAGCCGACAGATCTATACGGCTTCCACCGCTCGCAAAGTTGCTCCATTTGCGAGGGCCGTGGGACGTCATCGAGGCCGTAGAGCATCTGCACGCCCTTGCGAACACCGAGATCTCCAACGGGGAGGACGTCGGGGCGGTGCAAGCAGAACATCATGAACATGTGGACGGACCAGGCGCCGATGCCCTTGACCATTGTCAGCATGGAGAACAGGGACTTGTCGTCCATGGCGACGATTGTTGCGTCGGAGAGTATGCCGCCATGGTATTTGCGCGCGAGATCATGGAGGTAGGAGGCCTTGCGTTCGGAGACGCCGATCTGGCGGAGCTGATGCGAGGTGAGGGAGAGGACGACGTCGGGGACGACGCCGGCCTCCCCGCCGCAGAGGGCGAGGAAGCGGGCATAGATGGAGGCCGCGGCTTTGATGGCGAGCTGCTGGTAGAGGATGCTGCGGGCGAGGGAATGGAAGGGCGTGAGGAGGCACTGGAACGTCGGGGAATCGTGGGCATCGATGACGCGTGCTAGGATGGGATCGGTAGCGCGGAGATGGCGAAGCGCGGAGGCGATCTCGCCATCTGCCGAGAGAGGGCGGGGGATCACGCGGACAGCGAGGCGGTTGCCAGCGGCGGGGTTCTTACCGGGCGCGTCGTCGGCGGCCGAAGCGGCAGAAGAAGAGAGCTTCCGGATCTTTCGAGGGCGGAAAGGGATCTTGGAGGCGGTGGTTGTGGCGGCGGCCGCAGCCGCGGAGTTGTCAGTAGACGATGCGGCGGTGCCAgcgggggaggaggaagaaggggcgAAGTGGAGGGTATGGGAGAGGGTTTCTTCGCCCATGGAAGCGAGGATCTGTATGGGTTCGGCGATTGACGGACGGTGGTGCTGCGGAAAGAGGTCGGGCTGCGGCCACAGGCGTTGGGCCTGTCCCAGAATAGGAGaaacaataaataaaattatattataaattaaacaatAAATAACGTGACCGAGACCCAGTTTTCTGCTTCCATAAATACCTCGTACCACGACTCAACTCACGAGCCAAACCGCTCCTCCATCTCGGGCCCTTGATCTGCGCACGTCGGTCTGTCTTCCTGGTTTCTGCGGTACCATGAGCCGGATCGTGAACCGGCATCTCTCGCTTATCAACCAACGGTGAGAGATGAACACACTGTCATCAGTGATGGTATCGGGATCGACCGGGTTCAATACCTCCCGATTCGGGTTCCGGATTCAACCATAATCCGATCCGACGCAATCCCCTTGAGCTTAATCCGTCTCATATCTGAATTGGACTCGGGTCTTCTTGCTTGGGTCAAGACATGACTTCAATCAAACTCCAACCCTCGCCCATCTTTACGGACGATTAATGAGTCTTACCACGTACACAACAAACAGTTAGCGCCATTTAAGATGATGATAGGAACACATCAGAAAAGCTTTGTAATGCCTTCGTTACACAATCTGATCGAGGCTTATAGCACTCAACTTGTGAAGTCTTCGAAAACAAGTACTTATACAGAAATCAGGTTTAACTTAATTTCTTTGTTACTCTCCTCCTCCCGTCGTGACTTGCTTTGATGCGCGAATTAGCGTTGTTTCAGCAGCAACAACAtcgagaaaaagaaacaaaaagtacAATAATCCGATAATAAACCAGAATAAAATTCATGGTTCATGAACTAATAAAAGCAAAAGCTAATTAacatttgttgttgttgctgttgctgaCTTGACTGTTGGGGAGATGTCGTATAGATTTGAAGGGCCGCTACTATGTGGCTTTCGATCGATCACTTCGGAAACTTCCGCTTTTAATTGTATTGGAATAGGCTGGGCCTGTCGCGGACCGGAAACTGAGGCGAAGGAGCGACGTTGAACTGCCAGGAGAGGTAGGGTGCTTCTCCATGGTCCGCCATCTCGTCGTACATGGCGATGGATGAGTTGCTCTTCATCGTGGACGAAGCGTAGCAACTCCATGGTGACTGCTGCTGTCGATGGTATCCGTAGCCAATCCCCTGGTCCCCTGCTGCCGCTGTCACCGATGGCGACGACGAAGGTGGCACCGACGACGCCGCCGCACGCCTCTCTTCTTTCTTGTAGCGAATGCCGCACGCGTTACACAACGACTGCATGGATTCCATCGAGTCAAATATAATGGGTTGCCAGAGGTAAAAGCTGTGAAGACAGCGAGTCGTACCTTGGGACCTCGTGGTCCATTCCGCCACAGTGGAGTCGAGGTCGTATCGCAGTTGGCGCACCTACGAGCTAAGAGAAGAGGGTCGCCGCCCAAGCTGGAGCCGTTGGCATCTCCACCACTGGACGCAGTTGAGCCCATGGATGAGTTCTTCTTGGACTGGGACATGATATCCCAGCGGAAGCTAGACATGCACGACGTCCGCTGGATCTGGTTAAACGAGGCGGAGGGCTTGCTCTCGGTTTGGCGCGTGGAAGGGGTCCCAAGCGACAGGGTGCAATCAACCAAGGACGGGGAGGAGGAAGTGGAGTGTGTGGCATCAAAGTCTTCATCCACGGAATGCTTTCCGGCGATCGGGAAGAGAA
This DNA window, taken from Musa acuminata AAA Group cultivar baxijiao chromosome BXJ3-7, Cavendish_Baxijiao_AAA, whole genome shotgun sequence, encodes the following:
- the LOC135642124 gene encoding alkylbase DNA glycosidase-like protein mag2 encodes the protein MGEETLSHTLHFAPSSSSPAGTAASSTDNSAAAAAATTTASKIPFRPRKIRKLSSSAASAADDAPGKNPAAGNRLAVRVIPRPLSADGEIASALRHLRATDPILARVIDAHDSPTFQCLLTPFHSLARSILYQQLAIKAAASIYARFLALCGGEAGVVPDVVLSLTSHQLRQIGVSERKASYLHDLARKYHGGILSDATIVAMDDKSLFSMLTMVKGIGAWSVHMFMMFCLHRPDVLPVGDLGVRKGVQMLYGLDDVPRPSQMEQLCERWKPYRSVGSWYMWRLVEAKSNPNLASSSAGPLNIGSVGVGDAQQQQQQQQQQQQMIDSFQMLPQSWVKSISPTGLLNGIP
- the LOC103992830 gene encoding GATA transcription factor 19, which produces MLHQCGHQCSAYPCSCGFVYSGCGGGGASFSFLFPIAGKHSVDEDFDATHSTSSSPSLVDCTLSLGTPSTRQTESKPSASFNQIQRTSCMSSFRWDIMSQSKKNSSMGSTASSGGDANGSSLGGDPLLLARRCANCDTTSTPLWRNGPRGPKSLCNACGIRYKKEERRAAASSVPPSSSPSVTAAAGDQGIGYGYHRQQQSPWSCYASSTMKSNSSIAMYDEMADHGEAPYLSWQFNVAPSPQFPVRDRPSLFQYN